The following proteins come from a genomic window of Triticum aestivum cultivar Chinese Spring chromosome 6A, IWGSC CS RefSeq v2.1, whole genome shotgun sequence:
- the LOC123130979 gene encoding methyltransferase-like protein 7A, with translation MRCLVALPAVAVPSRGSHPNLKPRRRSTLVAILGRCRCGRRHLLGASSAAGLLHLVNPPCLAAPAIDPAVMLERVHPARPGWYEKLYATAMDKGMQSYEAEIAQYKSNLFSQLSVAGENILELGVGTGPNLKYYASADGVNVTGVDPNMYMEEYSRAAANSAGLPQSNFTFRRGVAEALPAEDDSMDAVIGTLVLCSVKDTDMALREIKRVLKPGGLYLFIEHVAAADGSFLQFVQGALDPLQQFVADGCHLTRKTAENIKEAGFSSLSLNAVRLSSAYIVSPHVYGVAYK, from the exons ATGCGGTGCCTCGTCGCGCTCCCGGCGGTCGCCGTCCCCAGCCGCGGCTCACATCCTAACCTCAAACCCCGCCGCAGAAGCACTCTAGTAGCTATCCTTGGGAGATGCCGCtgcggccgccgccacctccttgGTGCATCCTCTGCCGCCGGCCTCCTCCATCTCGTCAACCCCCCGTGCCTCGCCGCCCCAGCCATCGACCCCGCC GTGATGCTTGAACGGGTGCACCCAGCGAGGCCTGGCTGGTACGAGAAGCTTTACGCGACGGCCATGGACAAGGGCATGCAGTCTTATGAAGCCGAG ATTGCGCAGTATAAATCGAATCTCTTCTCCCAATTGTCAGTTGCGGGGGAGAACATTCTGGAGCTTGGCGTTGGAACAGGCCCCAACTTAAAGTACTATGCAAGTGCTGATGGTGTAAATGTAACTGGGGTAGATCCTAACATGTACATGGAGGAGTATTCTAGAGCAGCAGCAAATTCTGCCGGGCTTCCGCAATCAAATTTCACTTTCAGAAGAGGG GTCGCCGAAGCTTTGCCAGCAGAGGATGATTCCATGGATGCAGTTATTGGTACATTGGTGCTGTGTTCGGTAAAGGACACTGATATGGCATTAAGAG AAATAAAGAGAGTCCTAAAGCCCGGTGGTCTCTACCTATTCATTGAGCATGTTGCTGCAGCAG ATGGTTCCTTCCTCCAGTTCGTGCAAGGTGCCCTTGATCCTCTGCAGCAATTTGTCGCTGACGGGTGCCACCTCACCAGGAAAACAGCTGAAAACATCAAGGAAGCCGGGTTCTCGAGCTTGAGCCTGAACGCGGTGCGCCTGTCATCTGCATATATCGTTAGCCCCCATGTTTATGGTGTAGCCTATAAATGA